A stretch of Mauremys reevesii isolate NIE-2019 linkage group 25, ASM1616193v1, whole genome shotgun sequence DNA encodes these proteins:
- the TMDD1 gene encoding transmembrane and death domain protein 1 isoform X1, producing MEPRSPPAEQGADLGSGPRSSVMFETMGIGLLLLVTCGSCEDTAADDIGVHMMGRISELLSPEECHEFYTQITGPEENIEEELERLSEGKNPILSRHRRDIVSTEQCKDVLTQWLEAEGDAVYWDRLSRALRQIGRPDISQELGKNLNQDKNLELKRNVEEYHKGVEHLTSSLLLEEDEKYGETNQHSRARRAGGKSRRESGLMQEGWDDIDLIIERKPLPPYNRSLFEWINPVASGFIGGFLISFVLMALAIYSFLWTLNRDTLEISHHNPGPRPERAAQNPLFEYDLNYALILDEDLRGSLDGDASDDTSFEGEP from the exons ATGGAGCCACGTtccccaccagctgagcagggagctgatctG GGTTCTGGTCCCCGTTCTTCTGTGATGTTTGAGACCATGGGAATCGGACTTCTCTTGCTGGTTACGTGTGGCTCATGTGAGGATACGGCAGCTGATGACATAGGAGTGCACATGATGGGCCGCATATCTGAGCTCCTTTCCCCGGAGGAATGTCATGAGTTCTACACTCAGATCACCGGCCCTGAGGAGAATATAGAGGAGGAGCTGGAGCGACTCTCCGAAGGGAAGAACCCAATCCTCTCCCGCCACCGGCGAGACATCGTCAGCACAGAACAGTGCAAAGATGTCCTGACCCAGTGGCTCGAGGCAGAAGGAGATGCAGTGTACTGGGACCGTCTCTCCCGAGCCCTCCGCCAGATTGGGCGCCCTGACATCTCCCAGGAGCTGGGCAAGAACTTGAACCAGGACAAGAACCTCGAGTTGAAGAGGAATGTGGAAGAATATCACAAGGGGGTGGAACATCTGACCTCCTCGCTCCTGCTGGAGGAGGATGAGAAATATGGAGAGACGAACCAGCACAGCAGAGCTCGGCGAGCTGGTGGGAAATCCCGCAGGGAGAGTGGATTGATGCAGGAAGGCTGGGATGACATCGACCTCATCATCGAAAGGAAACCACTCCCTCCGTACAACAGGAGCCTCTTTGAATGGATCAATCCGGTGGCTTCTGGCTTCATCGGAGGGTTTTTAATCTCTTTTGTCCTCATGGCTCTTGCTATTTACTCCTTCCTCTGGACCCTGAACCGAGACACCCTGGAGATTTCTCATCATAACCCAGGGCCCCGGCCTGAGCGTGCGGCTCAGAACCCCTTGTTCGAGTATGACCTCAACTATGCCTTGATTTTAGATGAAGACTTAAGGGGCAGTTTGGATGGGGATGCTTCCGACGACACCAGCTTTGAAGGGGAGCCGTAA
- the TMDD1 gene encoding transmembrane and death domain protein 1 isoform X2 gives MFETMGIGLLLLVTCGSCEDTAADDIGVHMMGRISELLSPEECHEFYTQITGPEENIEEELERLSEGKNPILSRHRRDIVSTEQCKDVLTQWLEAEGDAVYWDRLSRALRQIGRPDISQELGKNLNQDKNLELKRNVEEYHKGVEHLTSSLLLEEDEKYGETNQHSRARRAGGKSRRESGLMQEGWDDIDLIIERKPLPPYNRSLFEWINPVASGFIGGFLISFVLMALAIYSFLWTLNRDTLEISHHNPGPRPERAAQNPLFEYDLNYALILDEDLRGSLDGDASDDTSFEGEP, from the coding sequence ATGTTTGAGACCATGGGAATCGGACTTCTCTTGCTGGTTACGTGTGGCTCATGTGAGGATACGGCAGCTGATGACATAGGAGTGCACATGATGGGCCGCATATCTGAGCTCCTTTCCCCGGAGGAATGTCATGAGTTCTACACTCAGATCACCGGCCCTGAGGAGAATATAGAGGAGGAGCTGGAGCGACTCTCCGAAGGGAAGAACCCAATCCTCTCCCGCCACCGGCGAGACATCGTCAGCACAGAACAGTGCAAAGATGTCCTGACCCAGTGGCTCGAGGCAGAAGGAGATGCAGTGTACTGGGACCGTCTCTCCCGAGCCCTCCGCCAGATTGGGCGCCCTGACATCTCCCAGGAGCTGGGCAAGAACTTGAACCAGGACAAGAACCTCGAGTTGAAGAGGAATGTGGAAGAATATCACAAGGGGGTGGAACATCTGACCTCCTCGCTCCTGCTGGAGGAGGATGAGAAATATGGAGAGACGAACCAGCACAGCAGAGCTCGGCGAGCTGGTGGGAAATCCCGCAGGGAGAGTGGATTGATGCAGGAAGGCTGGGATGACATCGACCTCATCATCGAAAGGAAACCACTCCCTCCGTACAACAGGAGCCTCTTTGAATGGATCAATCCGGTGGCTTCTGGCTTCATCGGAGGGTTTTTAATCTCTTTTGTCCTCATGGCTCTTGCTATTTACTCCTTCCTCTGGACCCTGAACCGAGACACCCTGGAGATTTCTCATCATAACCCAGGGCCCCGGCCTGAGCGTGCGGCTCAGAACCCCTTGTTCGAGTATGACCTCAACTATGCCTTGATTTTAGATGAAGACTTAAGGGGCAGTTTGGATGGGGATGCTTCCGACGACACCAGCTTTGAAGGGGAGCCGTAA